The genomic interval TTAAGTAATTCTTTGATTCTACTTTCTTCTAAATATTCAGCACCTTCTTCTTCCGAAACGTGCAGAATAATATCTGTTCCTCTATCTTTTCTGTCATGCTCAATCATTTCGTAGTTAGGACTACCATCGCAAGTCCAATGAGCTGCTTTTGCAGATTTCACATGAGACTTAGTAATAATCTCAACTGTATCTGCTACCATAAATGAAGAGTAAAAACCTAAACCGAAATGTCCAATTATATTGGCACCATCTCCTTTATCTTTGAATTTCTTTACAAATTCTTCCGCACCAGAAAACGCGATTTGGTTAATGTATTTTTCAACCTCATCGGAAGACATACCCAAACCGTTATCTTTTATAGTGATCGTTTTGGCATCTTTATCCAAAACCACTTCTACTCTTAATTCTCCTATATCCCCTTTTACTTTACCCAAAGAAGAAAGCGTCTTTAGCTTTTGAGTTGCATCTATAGCATTTGATACTAATTCTCTTAGAAAGATTTCCTGGTCGGAGTATAAGAATTTTTTAATGATCGGAAATATGTTTTCCGTCTGTACATTGATATTGCCTTTAGCCATTTTAATTATTTTTAATTTTTGTTTCTCTAGTCAAACTATATGCCATGACATTAATGCTGACAATATGACACAACAAGGTTCATCGAATCTTATAAAATTGCATTATTGTCTACATTTGTCGCAATAAATATAGTGTCAATGATCATATTTAAAGATAAAAACATAGAGGCATATAAAAGCTACGAGAAATCTGGCATTATAAATAATTTAGGAATTGAGCTTATAAGCGCCGAAAACGATTCTCTTACCGGCAAAATGCCTGTTGATGATAGAACAAAACAACCTTTTGGGATTCTACATGGAGGAGCTTCTATTGTTCTAGCAGAGACACTTGGCAGTATTGCTTCTGGCTTATTAATCGATTTAAATAATTACCACGCCG from Flavobacteriales bacterium carries:
- a CDS encoding hotdog fold thioesterase, with the protein product MIIFKDKNIEAYKSYEKSGIINNLGIELISAENDSLTGKMPVDDRTKQPFGILHGGASIVLAETLGSIASGLLIDLNNYHAVGLEVNGNHIRPVDSGYVYGKAKAIHIGKKTHIWEIRITNDEGKLVCISRLTTAIIKK